From a region of the Pseudomonadota bacterium genome:
- a CDS encoding DNA-binding response regulator, with protein MVREGLRTMLAHHPSIEVVAEADTGAAAIAAVERHRPDVILLDIRLPDATGLEVCRKLNEQHPRVNVVMLTVYEDEHYVLEALRAGAKGYLLKKVTDDELTRVLKSVCAGEIVVDPSLASQMAVRSAQAAPAVRLTEREREVLTAMADGLSNAAIASQLVISEETVKTHVKSLLRKLGALDRTQAVSLALRSGLLR; from the coding sequence ATGGTGCGTGAAGGGCTGCGCACCATGCTCGCCCATCACCCCTCCATCGAGGTGGTGGCCGAGGCAGATACCGGTGCCGCGGCCATTGCCGCGGTCGAACGCCATCGCCCGGACGTGATCCTGCTCGACATCCGCCTGCCTGATGCGACCGGACTCGAGGTCTGCCGGAAGCTGAACGAGCAGCACCCCAGGGTCAATGTCGTGATGCTCACCGTCTACGAAGACGAGCACTACGTGCTTGAAGCCCTGCGCGCCGGGGCGAAGGGATATCTGCTCAAGAAGGTCACCGACGACGAGCTGACCCGGGTTCTCAAGTCGGTGTGTGCGGGCGAGATCGTCGTCGACCCGTCCCTGGCCAGCCAGATGGCGGTGCGAAGCGCCCAGGCCGCGCCGGCCGTGCGGCTCACCGAACGTGAGCGCGAGGTGCTCACCGCCATGGCCGATGGCCTCAGCAACGCGGCCATTGCCAGCCAGCTGGTCATCAGCGAGGAGACGGTGAAGACGCACGTGAAGTCGCTGCTGCGCAAGCTCGGCGCCCTCGACCGCACGCAGGCCGTGTCGCTGGCCCTGCGCAGCGGGCTCCTCCGATAG